A portion of the Streptococcus sp. Marseille-Q6470 genome contains these proteins:
- a CDS encoding peptidylprolyl isomerase, whose amino-acid sequence MKKLATLLLISTFALGGCTSIQRALRGDDYVDSKIAAEESSKAAAQAEKDLKDALTNENANFPQLSKEVAEDEAEAILHTSQGDIRIKLFPKLAPLAVENFLTHAKEGYYNGVTFHRVIDGFMIQTGDPKGDGTGGESIWHDKDKTKDKGTGFKNEISPYLYNIRGSLSMANTGQPNSNGSQFFINQSTTDYSSKLPTSSYPKKIIEAYKEGGNPTLDGKHPVFGQVIDGMDVVDKIAKAEKDEKDKPTTAITIDSIEIVKDYDFSKQ is encoded by the coding sequence ATGAAAAAATTAGCTACACTACTACTCATTTCAACTTTTGCTCTTGGTGGATGCACAAGCATCCAACGTGCACTTCGTGGTGATGATTACGTGGATTCTAAAATTGCTGCTGAAGAGAGTTCGAAAGCTGCTGCCCAAGCAGAAAAAGATTTGAAAGACGCCTTAACAAACGAAAATGCTAACTTCCCTCAACTTTCTAAGGAAGTAGCTGAAGATGAGGCTGAAGCTATCCTTCACACAAGTCAAGGTGATATTCGTATCAAACTCTTTCCTAAGTTAGCTCCACTTGCGGTTGAAAACTTCCTTACTCATGCTAAAGAAGGTTACTACAATGGTGTGACTTTCCACCGTGTAATTGACGGCTTTATGATACAAACTGGGGATCCTAAGGGAGATGGAACAGGTGGTGAATCTATCTGGCATGATAAGGATAAAACCAAGGACAAGGGAACAGGTTTCAAAAACGAAATTTCTCCATATCTCTATAATATCCGTGGTTCTCTATCTATGGCCAATACTGGTCAGCCAAATTCAAATGGTAGCCAATTCTTCATTAACCAAAGTACAACAGACTATTCATCTAAACTTCCTACAAGTAGCTATCCTAAGAAAATTATCGAAGCCTACAAAGAAGGCGGAAATCCAACTCTTGATGGAAAACACCCAGTCTTTGGTCAAGTAATCGATGGGATGGACGTTGTAGATAAAATTGCTAAGGCTGAAAAAGATGAAAAAGACAAGCCGACTACTGCTATCACTATCGATAGTATCGAAATTGTTAAAGACTACGATTTCAGTAAACAATAA
- a CDS encoding MIP/aquaporin family protein, whose product MDFAWAVKYATEFLGTAILIILGNGAVANVELKGTKGHQSGWLVIAVGYGMGVMIPALMFGNVSGNHINPAFTLGLAVSGLFPWSQVAQYIIAQVLGAIFGQALVVATHRPYYLKTENPNNILGTFSTISSLDQGTKESRFAATVNGFINEFVGSFVLFFAALGMTKNFFGAELLSKAQGMINDQVAQATAQGQTIPQEQVTAALEQAKTQVAPFLSPGLAVAHLALGFLVMALVTSLGGPTGPGLNPARDFGPRLLHAVLPKSILGEHKGDSKWWYAWVPVVAPIAAGITAVMLFKFLYM is encoded by the coding sequence ATGGATTTCGCATGGGCAGTCAAATATGCCACTGAATTTTTGGGAACAGCCATCTTGATTATCTTGGGAAATGGTGCGGTTGCCAACGTTGAACTTAAAGGTACGAAAGGTCACCAAAGTGGCTGGCTCGTTATCGCTGTTGGTTACGGTATGGGGGTTATGATTCCAGCTTTGATGTTTGGTAACGTTTCTGGTAATCACATCAACCCAGCCTTCACTCTTGGACTTGCAGTTAGCGGTCTCTTCCCTTGGTCACAAGTAGCACAATACATCATCGCGCAAGTTTTGGGAGCAATCTTCGGACAAGCCTTGGTTGTTGCGACTCACCGTCCTTACTACTTGAAAACAGAAAACCCAAATAATATCTTGGGAACTTTCTCAACAATTTCAAGTTTGGACCAAGGTACAAAAGAATCACGTTTTGCAGCAACTGTGAACGGTTTTATCAACGAGTTTGTTGGTTCATTCGTTCTTTTCTTTGCAGCGCTCGGTATGACAAAGAACTTCTTTGGTGCTGAATTGCTTTCTAAAGCTCAAGGAATGATTAACGATCAAGTGGCACAAGCGACTGCCCAAGGTCAAACAATTCCTCAAGAACAAGTAACAGCAGCTCTTGAACAAGCAAAAACACAAGTAGCTCCATTCTTGTCACCAGGTCTTGCTGTTGCACACTTGGCTCTTGGTTTCCTCGTAATGGCCTTGGTTACTTCACTAGGTGGACCTACAGGACCAGGTTTGAACCCTGCTCGTGACTTTGGACCTCGTCTTCTTCACGCTGTACTTCCTAAATCAATCCTTGGTGAACACAAGGGTGATTCAAAATGGTGGTATGCTTGGGTACCAGTAGTAGCACCGATTGCAGCTGGTATTACAGCAGTAATGCTCTTCAAGTTCCTTTATATGTAA
- a CDS encoding HAD family hydrolase — MSVIKLIVSDIDGTILDKNHQVDSHLIELMPLLKQCDIPFVLASARSPLGIAPISKELGITDCPIACYNGALISLGDKILSQHSIDKSELLLLHDFLKKEFPTVSINVYSGKDWLVNTIDEWVEIEATITGESPKVTSLADFIKDEKTLVHKLLLIDNASTIQKLKETLATMDFPQTDFYLSKDNYLEVTHNQVSKKQALLELAKYYQLSLTEIMTIGDNYNDIPMIETAGLGIAMGNAPRDVKTCAKAVTDSNEQNGVSKAIKLHVLD, encoded by the coding sequence ATGTCAGTAATAAAGTTAATCGTGAGTGATATTGACGGTACTATTTTGGATAAAAATCACCAAGTAGATTCTCATTTGATAGAACTGATGCCACTTTTAAAACAATGTGATATTCCTTTTGTTTTAGCTTCTGCTAGATCTCCTCTCGGTATAGCGCCAATTTCTAAAGAGCTTGGCATCACCGACTGTCCCATTGCCTGCTATAATGGAGCACTCATCAGTTTAGGAGATAAAATCCTAAGTCAGCATTCTATTGATAAAAGCGAATTGCTCTTACTTCATGACTTCTTAAAAAAAGAATTCCCGACAGTTTCTATCAATGTTTATTCTGGAAAAGATTGGCTTGTGAATACTATTGATGAATGGGTAGAAATCGAAGCAACTATTACTGGAGAAAGTCCAAAAGTTACATCTTTAGCAGATTTTATAAAAGACGAGAAAACTCTTGTTCATAAACTTTTACTAATAGATAACGCATCTACTATCCAGAAACTTAAAGAGACATTAGCAACCATGGATTTCCCTCAAACCGACTTCTATCTCTCTAAAGATAACTATCTAGAAGTTACACATAATCAAGTATCCAAAAAACAAGCTTTATTAGAATTAGCCAAGTATTATCAACTATCACTTACTGAAATTATGACGATTGGAGATAATTATAATGACATTCCAATGATTGAGACCGCAGGGCTAGGTATAGCCATGGGGAATGCTCCTAGAGATGTCAAAACTTGTGCAAAAGCAGTTACTGACTCTAATGAACAAAATGGAGTAAGTAAAGCTATAAAGTTACATGTGTTAGATTAA
- a CDS encoding alpha/beta hydrolase-fold protein, whose amino-acid sequence MNIEHLSHWSGNLNREMYVNRYGHAGIPVVVFASSGGSHNEYYDFGMIDACASFIEEGRVQFFTLSSVDSESWLATWKNGHDQAEMHRAYERYVIEEAIPFIKHNTGWFDGMMATGCSMGAYHALNFFLQHPDVFTKVIALSGVYDARFFVGDYYNDDAIYQNSPVDYIWNQNDGWFIDRYRQAEIVICTGLGAWEHDGLPSYYKLKEAFDQKQIPAWFAEWGHDVAHDWEWWRKQMPYFLGHMSL is encoded by the coding sequence ATGAATATTGAACATCTAAGCCACTGGAGTGGAAATCTAAATCGTGAAATGTACGTCAATCGTTATGGACACGCAGGTATCCCAGTTGTTGTCTTTGCTTCCTCAGGAGGAAGCCACAATGAATACTATGATTTTGGCATGATTGATGCTTGTGCATCCTTTATTGAAGAAGGCCGCGTGCAGTTCTTTACCCTTTCAAGTGTCGACAGCGAGAGCTGGCTTGCGACTTGGAAAAACGGTCATGACCAAGCTGAAATGCACCGTGCCTATGAACGATATGTCATTGAAGAAGCCATTCCTTTTATCAAGCATAATACAGGATGGTTTGATGGTATGATGGCGACAGGTTGCTCCATGGGAGCTTACCATGCCCTCAACTTCTTCCTCCAACATCCAGATGTCTTTACCAAGGTCATCGCCCTCAGTGGTGTCTACGATGCCCGTTTCTTTGTTGGTGATTACTACAATGATGATGCCATCTATCAAAATTCACCAGTAGATTATATCTGGAATCAAAATGACGGCTGGTTTATTGACCGTTACCGTCAAGCTGAGATTGTTATCTGTACAGGTCTAGGTGCTTGGGAACATGATGGGCTCCCTTCTTACTACAAGCTAAAAGAAGCCTTCGATCAAAAACAAATTCCTGCCTGGTTTGCAGAATGGGGACACGACGTTGCCCACGATTGGGAGTGGTGGCGTAAACAAATGCCTTATTTCCTCGGTCATATGAGTCTATAA
- a CDS encoding zinc-ribbon domain-containing protein, translated as MILFWGSKGYQKVLGHTQTTIECGHCNNVDTWEITEYGRKFTLYWIPLFPYGKTYFVSCPICHYGKEIQKSEIEQYLNY; from the coding sequence ATGATTCTATTTTGGGGGTCAAAAGGTTACCAAAAAGTGTTGGGACATACACAGACTACTATCGAATGTGGCCATTGTAACAATGTTGATACTTGGGAAATTACGGAATATGGACGCAAGTTCACTCTTTATTGGATTCCACTCTTTCCTTACGGAAAAACTTATTTCGTTTCTTGTCCGATTTGTCACTACGGTAAAGAAATCCAAAAATCTGAGATTGAACAATATTTAAACTATTAA
- a CDS encoding YutD family protein, whose translation MRKEIAPELYNYNKFPGPEFHLSGDKVEAEGFTFTLVENSKEAFDATVFSQRFSEVLTKYDYIVGDWSNEQLRLRGFYKNERAEESLEKISRLQDYLLEYCSYGCAYFVLENETPKRAPFDQKMRKKEEKDNRKGKKSSQNKKKNHTDKRNRRRRKEQKPQNEEKGQRHFVIRKKD comes from the coding sequence ATGCGTAAAGAAATTGCACCTGAATTATATAATTACAATAAATTCCCTGGTCCTGAATTTCATTTGTCTGGAGATAAAGTCGAGGCGGAAGGTTTTACTTTTACCTTAGTTGAAAATAGCAAGGAAGCCTTCGATGCAACGGTATTTTCTCAACGCTTTTCAGAAGTTTTGACCAAGTATGATTATATTGTAGGAGACTGGAGTAATGAACAGTTGCGCTTACGTGGTTTCTACAAAAATGAGCGAGCTGAAGAATCTCTCGAGAAAATCAGTCGTTTACAAGATTATCTACTCGAATATTGTAGCTATGGATGTGCTTATTTTGTCTTAGAAAATGAGACGCCGAAACGAGCACCATTTGATCAAAAAATGCGCAAGAAAGAAGAAAAAGACAACCGAAAAGGGAAGAAGTCTTCTCAAAATAAGAAAAAAAATCATACAGACAAGAGGAATAGACGTCGCCGTAAAGAACAGAAACCTCAGAATGAAGAAAAGGGACAACGTCATTTCGTCATCCGTAAGAAAGACTAG
- a CDS encoding ATP-grasp domain-containing protein: MNYLVISPYYPQNFQQFSIELANKGITVLGIGQEPYEQLDEPLRNSLTEYFRVDNLENIDEVKRAVAFLFYKHGPIDRIESHNEYWLELDAALREQFNVFGAKPEDLKKTKFKSEMKKLFKKAGVPVVPGAVIETEADVDNAVKEIGLPMIAKPDNGVGAAATFKLETADDVNHFKAEWDHSTVYFFEKFVTSSEICTFDGLIDRDGNIVFSTTFDYAHTPLDLMIYKMDNSYYVLKDMDPKLRKYGEAIVKEFGMKERFFHIEFFREGDDYIAIEYNNRPAGGFTIDVYNYAHSLDLYKGYAAIVAGEAFPESPFETQYCLATSRRANANYVYSEEDLLAKYGQQFKVKKVMPVAFAELQGDYLYMLTTPSREEMEQMIQDFGQRQE; this comes from the coding sequence ATGAATTATCTTGTAATTTCACCCTATTACCCACAAAATTTCCAACAATTTAGTATTGAACTAGCCAATAAAGGAATTACAGTTCTAGGGATTGGGCAAGAACCCTATGAACAACTAGATGAACCATTGCGCAATAGCTTAACGGAGTACTTCCGAGTTGATAATCTTGAAAACATCGATGAGGTTAAACGCGCCGTCGCCTTTCTTTTTTATAAGCATGGTCCAATTGATCGTATCGAGTCTCACAATGAATACTGGCTAGAGTTGGACGCTGCTCTTCGTGAACAATTCAATGTTTTTGGTGCCAAACCAGAAGACCTCAAGAAGACCAAGTTCAAGTCTGAGATGAAAAAACTCTTCAAAAAAGCTGGGGTTCCAGTTGTGCCAGGTGCTGTCATTGAAACTGAAGCAGATGTTGATAATGCTGTGAAAGAGATCGGTCTTCCCATGATTGCTAAACCTGACAATGGAGTTGGAGCAGCCGCAACCTTCAAACTTGAAACAGCAGATGATGTCAATCACTTTAAGGCTGAATGGGACCATTCAACCGTTTATTTCTTTGAAAAATTTGTCACCTCTAGTGAGATTTGTACATTCGATGGTTTGATCGATAGAGATGGAAATATTGTCTTTTCTACGACCTTTGACTACGCACATACACCCCTTGATCTCATGATTTACAAGATGGATAATTCTTATTACGTTCTCAAAGATATGGATCCAAAATTGCGTAAATATGGTGAGGCAATTGTCAAAGAATTTGGTATGAAAGAACGTTTCTTCCATATCGAGTTCTTCCGTGAGGGTGATGACTATATCGCTATTGAGTACAATAACCGTCCAGCGGGTGGTTTCACTATTGATGTCTATAACTATGCCCATTCTTTAGATTTGTACAAGGGCTATGCTGCTATCGTAGCAGGTGAAGCATTCCCAGAGTCTCCATTTGAAACCCAGTATTGCTTGGCAACATCTCGTCGCGCCAATGCCAACTATGTTTATTCAGAAGAAGACTTACTTGCTAAATACGGTCAGCAGTTTAAGGTCAAGAAGGTCATGCCAGTAGCCTTTGCTGAATTGCAAGGAGACTATCTCTATATGCTAACGACACCAAGTCGTGAGGAAATGGAGCAGATGATTCAGGACTTTGGGCAACGTCAAGAATAA
- the rlmN gene encoding 23S rRNA (adenine(2503)-C(2))-methyltransferase RlmN translates to MKPSIYSLTRQGMQEWVLEQGEKKFRADQIWEWLYRKRVQTFEEMTNLSKDLIAKLNEQFVVNPLKQRIVQESADGTVKYLFELPDGMLIETVLMRQHYGLSVCVTTQVGCNIGCTFCASGLIKKQRDLNNGEIVAQIMLVQKYFDERGQDERVSHIVVMGIGEPFDNYNNVLNFIRTINDDKGMAIGARHITVSTSGLAHKIREFANEGVQVNLAVSLHAPNNELRSSIMKINRAFPIEKLFAAIEYYIETTNRRVTFEYIMLNEVNDGVEQALELAELLKNIKKLSYVNLIPYNPVSEHDQYSRSPKERVMAFYDTLKKKGVNCVVRQEHGTDIDAACGQLRSNTMKRDRQKAVAEVNP, encoded by the coding sequence ATGAAACCGTCGATTTATAGTTTAACTCGTCAAGGAATGCAAGAATGGGTCTTAGAGCAAGGAGAAAAAAAATTCCGAGCGGATCAAATCTGGGAATGGCTTTACCGTAAACGTGTTCAGACATTCGAAGAAATGACTAACTTGTCTAAGGATTTGATTGCCAAGCTTAACGAGCAGTTTGTAGTCAATCCCTTGAAACAACGTATCGTTCAAGAGTCAGCCGATGGTACTGTGAAGTATCTCTTTGAGTTGCCAGATGGTATGTTGATTGAGACTGTGCTTATGCGTCAACACTACGGCTTATCAGTCTGTGTAACGACTCAGGTAGGATGTAATATTGGTTGTACCTTCTGTGCGTCAGGTTTGATCAAAAAGCAACGGGACCTCAATAACGGAGAAATTGTTGCCCAAATTATGTTGGTTCAAAAATATTTTGACGAACGTGGACAAGATGAACGTGTTAGCCATATCGTTGTTATGGGTATTGGAGAACCATTTGATAACTACAATAACGTTTTGAACTTTATTCGTACCATCAATGATGACAAGGGAATGGCTATCGGTGCTCGTCATATCACCGTATCAACTTCTGGTTTGGCTCATAAGATTCGTGAGTTTGCCAATGAAGGAGTCCAGGTTAACCTTGCTGTTTCTCTTCATGCTCCAAACAATGAACTGCGTTCAAGCATTATGAAGATTAACCGTGCCTTTCCAATTGAAAAACTCTTTGCAGCGATTGAGTATTACATCGAAACAACTAACCGCCGTGTAACTTTTGAGTATATCATGCTAAATGAAGTCAATGACGGAGTCGAACAAGCACTTGAGTTGGCAGAATTGCTCAAGAACATTAAGAAATTGTCATATGTCAACTTGATTCCTTACAACCCGGTTAGTGAGCACGACCAATACAGTCGTAGTCCGAAAGAGCGTGTTATGGCCTTCTATGATACGCTCAAGAAAAAAGGCGTCAACTGTGTTGTTCGTCAAGAACACGGTACAGATATCGATGCCGCATGCGGACAATTGCGTTCAAATACTATGAAACGTGATCGCCAAAAAGCAGTAGCTGAAGTAAATCCATAA
- a CDS encoding VanZ family protein, with product MNRKKIIILGVLLYCLCIVCFCFTPQPQLPTGVETPGIQTFGRLVFLLTPFNSLWNLGEVTSLLQLFWIFLQNALNILLLFPLIFQLLYLIPSLRKTKRVILFSFLLSLGIECTQLVLDFFFDFNRVFEIDDLWTNTLGGYLAWVLYKLLHKNKIRN from the coding sequence ATGAATCGAAAAAAAATAATAATTTTGGGAGTGCTATTATACTGTCTTTGTATCGTCTGTTTTTGTTTTACTCCCCAGCCTCAACTTCCTACAGGAGTGGAAACTCCAGGTATTCAAACTTTTGGACGCCTGGTTTTTCTTTTGACGCCTTTTAACTCCCTTTGGAATCTGGGAGAAGTAACAAGTCTTTTACAGCTATTCTGGATTTTTTTGCAAAATGCCTTAAATATCCTCTTGCTCTTCCCACTGATTTTCCAGCTTCTCTATCTCATCCCTAGTCTAAGAAAAACGAAGAGAGTGATTTTGTTTAGCTTTTTATTGAGCTTGGGAATCGAATGCACACAGCTAGTTTTAGACTTTTTCTTTGATTTTAATCGGGTATTTGAGATTGATGATTTATGGACCAACACTTTGGGTGGTTACCTGGCTTGGGTCCTTTATAAACTACTACATAAAAACAAGATAAGGAATTAA
- the thiI gene encoding tRNA uracil 4-sulfurtransferase ThiI produces MQYSEIMIRYGELSTKGKNRMRFINKLRNNISDVLSIYPQVKVTADRDRAHAYLNGADYEPVAESLKQVFGIQNFSPVYKVEKSVEFLKSAVQEIMKDIYKEGMTFKISSKRSDHNFELDSRELNQTLGGAVFEAIPNVQAQMKNPDINLQVEIREEAAYLSYETIRGAGGLPVGTSGKGMLMLSGGIDSPVAGYLALKRGVDIEAVHFASPPYTSPGALKKAQDLTRKLTKFGGNIQFIEVPFTEIQEEIKAKAPEAYLMTLTRRFMMRITDRIREVRNGLVIINGESLGQVASQTLESMQAINAVTNTPIIRPVVTMDKLEIIDIAQEIDTFEISIQPFEDCCTIFAPDRPKTNPKIKNAEQYETRMDVEGLVERAVAGIMITEITPQAEKDAVDELIEDLL; encoded by the coding sequence ATGCAGTATTCAGAAATTATGATTCGCTACGGGGAACTGTCAACCAAAGGTAAAAACCGGATGCGTTTCATTAATAAACTACGTAATAATATCTCAGACGTTTTATCTATCTATCCTCAAGTCAAGGTAACTGCTGATCGCGACCGTGCCCATGCTTATTTGAATGGTGCAGATTATGAACCAGTAGCTGAGTCTCTCAAACAAGTTTTCGGGATTCAAAACTTTTCACCGGTGTATAAGGTTGAAAAATCTGTAGAGTTTCTTAAGTCTGCTGTCCAAGAGATTATGAAGGACATCTACAAGGAAGGCATGACCTTTAAAATTTCAAGCAAGCGCAGTGACCACAATTTTGAACTAGACAGTCGTGAACTCAACCAAACGCTTGGTGGAGCCGTATTTGAAGCCATTCCAAATGTGCAAGCTCAAATGAAAAATCCAGACATTAATCTTCAGGTGGAGATTCGTGAGGAAGCAGCCTACCTTTCTTATGAAACCATTCGTGGTGCTGGTGGTTTGCCAGTTGGAACTTCGGGTAAAGGAATGCTGATGTTATCAGGAGGAATTGACTCGCCTGTAGCAGGTTATCTTGCTTTGAAACGTGGTGTGGATATCGAGGCTGTCCACTTTGCTAGTCCACCCTATACTAGTCCAGGTGCCCTCAAGAAAGCTCAGGATTTGACTCGTAAATTGACTAAGTTTGGTGGCAATATCCAGTTTATCGAAGTACCTTTCACTGAAATCCAAGAAGAAATTAAAGCTAAAGCCCCAGAAGCCTATCTCATGACTTTGACTCGCCGCTTTATGATGCGGATTACCGACCGTATCCGTGAAGTGAGAAATGGTTTGGTCATCATCAATGGTGAAAGTCTTGGTCAGGTGGCAAGTCAAACACTTGAAAGTATGCAGGCTATCAATGCCGTGACCAACACGCCAATTATCCGTCCAGTTGTAACTATGGATAAGTTGGAAATCATTGATATTGCTCAGGAAATTGACACCTTTGAAATTTCTATCCAACCTTTTGAAGATTGTTGCACGATTTTTGCGCCTGATCGTCCGAAAACAAATCCAAAGATTAAGAATGCTGAACAGTATGAAACACGTATGGATGTTGAAGGATTAGTTGAGCGAGCAGTGGCAGGGATTATGATCACAGAAATCACACCGCAAGCCGAAAAAGATGCTGTCGATGAATTAATTGAAGATCTTCTTTAA
- a CDS encoding ABC-F family ATP-binding cassette domain-containing protein codes for MSILEVKNLSHGFGDRAIFEDVSFRLLKGEHIGLVGANGEGKSTFMSIVTGKLVPDEGKVEWSKYVTAGYLDQHAVLKEGQTVRDVLRTAFDELFKAEARINDLYMEMAEEGADIDALMEEVGELQDRLESRDFYTLDAKIDEVARALGVMDYGMDTDVTALSGGQRTKVLLAKLLLEKPDILLLDEPTNYLDAEHIDWLKRYLQNYENAFVLISHDIPFLNDVINIVYHVENQQLTRYSGDYYQFQEVYAMKKSQLEAAYERQQKEIADLKDFVARNKARVATRNMAMSRQKKLDKMDIIELQSEKPKPSFDFKTARTPGRFIFQAKDLQIGYDRPLTKPLNLTFERNQKVAIIGANGIGKTTLLKSLLGIIPPIAGEVERGDYLELGYFEQEVEGGNRQTPLEAVWNAFPALNQAEVRAALARCGLTTKHIESQIQVLSGGEQAKVRFCLLMNRENNVLVLDEPTNHLDVDAKDELKRALKEYKGSILMVCHEPDFYEGWMDQIWDFNELT; via the coding sequence ATGAGTATCTTAGAAGTAAAAAATTTAAGTCACGGTTTTGGTGACCGTGCGATTTTTGAAGACGTATCCTTCCGTCTCCTCAAAGGTGAACACATCGGTCTAGTCGGTGCTAATGGTGAAGGGAAATCAACCTTCATGAGCATCGTGACTGGTAAGTTGGTACCTGATGAAGGTAAGGTGGAATGGTCCAAATATGTGACAGCAGGCTACCTTGACCAGCACGCTGTGTTAAAAGAAGGTCAAACCGTGCGTGACGTTTTGCGTACAGCCTTTGACGAATTATTCAAAGCTGAAGCTCGCATCAATGACCTTTATATGGAAATGGCAGAAGAGGGCGCTGATATTGATGCCTTAATGGAAGAAGTCGGCGAACTGCAAGACCGTTTGGAAAGCCGTGATTTCTATACCTTGGATGCCAAGATTGACGAAGTTGCTCGTGCTCTAGGTGTTATGGATTATGGTATGGATACAGACGTAACAGCCTTGTCAGGTGGACAAAGAACCAAGGTACTCTTGGCTAAACTCCTCCTTGAAAAGCCAGATATCCTACTTCTTGATGAGCCAACCAACTATCTAGATGCTGAGCATATTGACTGGCTCAAGCGTTATCTGCAGAACTATGAGAATGCCTTTGTCCTTATTTCGCACGATATTCCATTCCTCAATGATGTTATCAATATCGTATATCACGTTGAAAATCAACAGTTGACTCGTTATTCTGGAGATTACTACCAGTTCCAAGAAGTCTATGCCATGAAGAAATCGCAACTGGAAGCAGCCTATGAGCGTCAACAGAAAGAAATTGCGGATCTCAAGGATTTCGTGGCCCGTAATAAAGCTCGTGTCGCAACTCGAAATATGGCTATGTCTCGCCAGAAGAAATTGGACAAGATGGACATTATCGAGCTTCAAAGTGAGAAACCAAAGCCATCATTTGATTTCAAAACAGCTCGTACACCTGGTCGCTTTATTTTCCAAGCCAAGGACTTGCAGATTGGATACGATCGTCCCCTTACCAAACCCTTAAATCTTACCTTTGAGCGCAATCAAAAGGTTGCCATTATCGGTGCCAATGGTATCGGGAAAACAACCCTCTTGAAGAGTCTTTTGGGGATTATTCCTCCAATCGCTGGGGAGGTTGAACGTGGGGACTATCTAGAACTCGGCTACTTTGAGCAAGAAGTGGAAGGTGGCAATCGTCAGACGCCACTGGAAGCAGTTTGGAATGCCTTTCCGGCGCTCAATCAAGCAGAAGTCCGTGCTGCCCTTGCCCGCTGTGGTTTGACAACGAAGCACATCGAAAGCCAAATTCAAGTCTTATCAGGTGGGGAACAAGCCAAGGTTCGTTTCTGTCTCTTGATGAACCGTGAGAACAATGTACTTGTACTTGACGAGCCTACCAACCACTTGGATGTGGATGCTAAGGACGAACTCAAACGTGCTCTGAAAGAATACAAGGGTTCTATCCTCATGGTTTGCCATGAACCAGACTTCTATGAAGGATGGATGGATCAAATCTGGGATTTCAATGAGTTAACATAA
- a CDS encoding alpha/beta hydrolase, translating to MNQSYFYLKMREHKLVVPYTGKERRVRVLLPKNYEKDTDRTYPVVYFHDGQNVFYSKESYVGHSWKIIPAIKRNPDISRMIVVAIDNDGLGRMNEYAAWKFQESNIPGQQFGGKGVEYAEFVMEVVKPFIDENYRTKSDRKHTAMIGSSLGGNITQFIGLEYQDQIGCLGVFSSANWLHQEAFDRYIERKKLLPDQRVFIYVGTEEADDTDKTLMAGNIKQAYIDSSLRYYHDLIAGGVELENLSLKVQAGAIHHEVPWSENLPACLCFFAENW from the coding sequence ATGAATCAATCTTACTTTTACCTGAAAATGCGAGAGCATAAATTAGTAGTTCCCTACACAGGTAAGGAGCGACGGGTACGTGTACTTCTTCCTAAAAACTATGAGAAAGACACGGATCGAACTTACCCAGTTGTCTATTTCCACGATGGACAAAACGTCTTTTATAGTAAGGAATCTTACGTTGGACATTCTTGGAAGATTATTCCTGCCATCAAGCGAAATCCTGATATCAGTCGCATGATTGTGGTAGCTATTGACAATGATGGTCTAGGACGGATGAATGAGTACGCAGCCTGGAAATTCCAAGAGTCCAACATTCCTGGTCAACAATTTGGTGGTAAGGGAGTTGAGTATGCTGAGTTTGTCATGGAAGTGGTCAAACCCTTTATCGATGAAAACTATCGGACAAAATCAGACCGGAAACACACTGCCATGATTGGATCTTCTCTGGGTGGAAATATTACCCAGTTTATCGGCTTGGAGTATCAAGACCAGATTGGGTGCTTGGGTGTCTTTTCATCTGCTAACTGGCTTCACCAAGAGGCCTTTGATCGCTATATCGAGCGTAAAAAACTCTTGCCTGACCAGCGTGTCTTTATCTACGTTGGGACAGAAGAAGCAGACGACACAGATAAGACCCTCATGGCTGGCAATATTAAGCAGGCCTATATTGATTCTTCTCTTCGTTATTATCATGATTTGATAGCAGGAGGAGTTGAGTTGGAAAATCTCTCTCTCAAGGTTCAGGCTGGAGCTATTCACCATGAAGTACCATGGTCAGAGAATCTTCCAGCTTGTCTATGTTTTTTTGCAGAAAATTGGTAA